In Terriglobia bacterium, the following proteins share a genomic window:
- the groEL gene encoding chaperonin GroEL (60 kDa chaperone family; promotes refolding of misfolded polypeptides especially under stressful conditions; forms two stacked rings of heptamers to form a barrel-shaped 14mer; ends can be capped by GroES; misfolded proteins enter the barrel where they are refolded when GroES binds; many bacteria have multiple copies of the groEL gene which are active under different environmental conditions; the B.japonicum protein in this cluster is expressed constitutively; in Rhodobacter, Corynebacterium and Rhizobium this protein is essential for growth): ETGMEIVRRALEEPLRQIVANSGEEGAIVVGKIRDSKDNNYGYNAQTDKFEDLVKAGVIDPTKVTRTALQNAASIAALMLTTEALVSDVPEEKKGGATGGEHGGMPYGG; the protein is encoded by the coding sequence AGAGACTGGCATGGAGATCGTCCGCCGAGCGTTGGAAGAGCCGCTGCGCCAGATTGTGGCCAACTCCGGCGAAGAAGGCGCCATCGTGGTGGGCAAGATCCGCGACTCCAAAGACAACAACTACGGCTACAACGCGCAAACCGACAAGTTTGAAGACCTGGTCAAGGCCGGCGTCATCGACCCGACCAAAGTCACCCGGACCGCGTTGCAGAACGCTGCTTCCATCGCCGCGCTCATGCTGACCACCGAAGCCCTGGTCTCTGATGTTCCGGAAGAGAAAAAGGGCGGAGCCACGGGCGGCGAGCACGGCGGCATGCCCTACGGCGGATAA